Proteins from a single region of Apium graveolens cultivar Ventura chromosome 7, ASM990537v1, whole genome shotgun sequence:
- the LOC141672878 gene encoding putative amidase At4g34880, with product MPYMYSMPLLVLMPMMQLQENLPSGGYSQFLKADGLSGKRLLITHYPGFGFSNDSGVVNVFEPHLRKLRQKGAILVNNLEIPNIVDYFDSSGEDTAMSVEFKIAINTYLKNLEVSPVRTLTDLIEFDRQFSKLEMLKQYKQDLFLVSEATKGFDTAYTKVIVYMKKLNRDYKKMMRRNKLDAFVTPSANCSPVLAIGGHPGISVPAGYDTKGVPVGFCFGGFKGTESKLIEIAYGFEQAINSGDLLHLNLDFTVHVCNPKYRVQLVTHSQLETTILNLYAHKRKTEYYAWFGLYCFVCSL from the exons ATGCCGTACATGTACTCGATGCCATTGTTGGTTTTGATGCCAATGATGCAGCTACAAGAAAATCTTCCAAGTGGAGGCTATTCTCAGTTTCTCAAGGCTGATGGGCTGAGTGGCAAGAGATTATTGATAACACATTATCCTGGATTTGGATTCTCAAATGACTCAGGTGTTGTCAACGTTTTTGAACCACATTTACGGAAACTAAG GCAAAAAGGTGCAATTTTGGTAAATAATCTGGAAATACCAAACATCGTTGATTACTTTGATTCGAGTGGTGAGGACACAGCAATGTCAGTCGAATTCAAAATAGCTATCAACACTTACTTGAAGAACCTTGAGGTTTCCCCTGTTCGTACACTGACAGATTTAATAGAATTTGATCGCCAGTTCTCTAAATTG GAAATGTTAAAACAGTACAAGCAAGATCTCTTCCTTGTTTCAGAAGCAACAAAAGGTTTTGATACTGCATATACAAAAGTTATAGTATATATGAAGAAACTTAATAGAGACTACAAGAAGATGATGCGGAGGAATAAGCTTGATGCATTTGTGACTCCTAGCGCAAATTGTTCTCCCGTTCTTGCTATAGGAGGACATCCAGGTATTAGTGTACCTGCTGGCTATGATACAAAGGGAGTGCCTGTTGGATTTTGCTTTGGTGGATTCAAGGGAACTGAATCTAAATTGATTGAGATTGCTTATGGATTCGAGCAAGCAATAAATTCAGGAGACCTCCTACATTTAAACCTTGACTTTACAGTACATGTCTGCAATCCGAAATATAGAGTTCAGTTAGTCACTCATTCTCAACTGGAAACTACGATATTAAATCTCTATGCGCACAAACGTAAGACAGAGTACTATGCTTGGTTTGGTTTGTACTGCTTCGTTTGTAGCTTGTAA